In Symmachiella dynata, the following are encoded in one genomic region:
- a CDS encoding BlaI/MecI/CopY family transcriptional regulator, with product MARAQLPYPTPKELEVLQVLWEEEPCSVRQMMEQLGRRRPRAYSSVLNLLNTMTDKGLLMRKAHGSAYLYKARIDRERTNGGLVKDLLNRAFSGSAASLITHALKQGKPTAEELDAITRAIKDYRGGHGVR from the coding sequence ATGGCCCGAGCCCAACTTCCCTATCCTACACCCAAAGAACTCGAAGTTCTGCAAGTGCTCTGGGAAGAAGAACCGTGTTCGGTCCGGCAAATGATGGAACAACTTGGTCGACGGCGGCCGCGAGCCTATTCGTCCGTGTTGAATTTGCTAAACACGATGACCGACAAGGGCCTGTTGATGCGCAAGGCACATGGATCGGCCTATCTTTACAAAGCCCGCATCGACCGGGAGCGGACCAACGGCGGACTGGTTAAGGATCTCCTCAACCGCGCCTTCTCCGGTTCCGCCGCATCGCTCATCACCCACGCACTCAAGCAGGGCAAACCCACCGCTGAAGAATTGGACGCGATAACCCGCGCTATCAAAGATTACCGCGGCGGGCACGGAGTGCGGTGA